The genomic stretch AGCTGATCGGCAAAAATGCCAGGCAGGTTCTCTGGCTGAGCCTGATCCTGGCTATTCCCAGCTTTTTCCTTTTGCGAAATCTTGATTTTATTCTCGTATTAATTGGTATCACGGATGAAATTATCCCCATCGCATCCGGTTATCTGAAAGCGATCGCCTGGGGAATTTTTCCTGCTTATGCGTTTGGAGCTCTCAGGTATTTTAATGAAGGGTTAAGTGTAACCCGTCCGGCCATGTTTATTGCCGTAATCGGACTGTTGGTTAACATTCCGGCAAACTATGTGCTGATGTTTGGAAAATTCGGCTTCCCTCAGCTTGGAGCGATAGGAACCGGCTACGCTTCGGCCATTGTTTTTACAGTCATGTTCATCGCCATGTTGTGGTTTACTGTAGGGTTTGAAGCGTACAAACGGTTCGATATTTTCGGCAAGTTCCGCTGGCCTGAAAAGAAATATTTGAAAGAGCTCCTCAGCATTGGAGTCCCCATCGGTATCAGTTCAACGATGGAGGTCACCATGTTTGCTGTGGTGAGCCTGTTGGTTGGAACCATCAGTACGGTAGCCGTTGCCGGACACCAGGTGGCGATCAATTTTGCCTCCATGACCTTTATGATACCCTTCGGACTTTCCGTTGCTATCTCGGCAAGAGTCGGCCAGTCCATTGGACGAAAACGTCCCAATGAAGCGCGATTCAGAGGATATGTTGGAGTGGGGCTGGCCAGTACTATTATGGCATTCACTGCCATGACTATGTTTCTGTTTCCGGAATATATTACCGGAATCTACACCGATGACAGAGCTGTAACAGATGTTGCCGTTCAGCTACTCTTTATGGCGGCCATTTTTCAGTTGTCGGATGGACTACAGGTAAGCGGTTTTGGAGCACTGCGCGGTTTAAAAGATACCAAAGTGCCTATGTATGTCAATTTAATTGCATACTGGGTAATCGGTATTCCACTAGCATACTATCTCGGATTTATTGCAGAGTACGGCGCCCAAGGACTGTGGGGAGGCTTGATTGCCGGACTAACCGTGGCTGGAATTTTGCACAACATCCGTTTCTACAGAAAGACAAAGGCGTTGGAAAACAGTGCAGTTAAAATCTAACCGGAGAGAATCCACCGGTAAGATTAAACTGTAAACCAAACATTACTGCCGGTCTTCCCAATACCCCCATTTCATCTAGCCCGGGGAACCAGTAATACCTGCCACCTGCGTTGGTAAAAAGAGATACCCTCTCGGTAAAGTGATAGATCGCTCCAAATTCTGTTGTGGCAGTCACTCCCGGAAAAAATTGTGTGCTTACATTATCAAAAATACCACGTCCGGCCACACCAAAACCCGGTGATATTCTAAAATAGATCTCCAACTTTGTACTTCCGGATAAATTGGTGAACTCTGATATCGAAAAATTTCGGCCAACGTTAAGGGCGCCAATCAGCAGATTATCATCTCGGAATTCGGAATTGCCAGCCTCATAATAGGCTGAAAGGGAAAAGCCGAGATCGGCACGCGCTCCCGGCTGTCTGTATATTGATTCAAAACCCAACATTCCCTTCCCTATAACCAAACCATTCAGTGAATGATAATTTCCACGATCAGTCATTTGATAAGCCTGTACACCTGCTGCCGGACTAAGGATGATTGATTCTTCTGATTTTTCATCATCTGCGTGGTCTGACTGACTCTGCGCTGTACCCGCAAACGGTAAGACGGAAATCAACAAAATAAAAAGTGTGAGGAATCGGATTTTCATAATCATACACTCCACATTTTTTTCTACTGATTATAACAATTTAAAATAGTGATTTTACAAATTTCAAACATCACATGGTGATGCGAGTGAACGAATTACACACGGCATCAGGTTGATAGTACTAACACGATTCCATAAAAACTCACTGTATGTCTGCTTACATCCAAACTATTCAAACCGCAGTACCACAATTTTCTTATCAGCAAAATGAACTGCGAGATAGGATGAAAGAGATTGTGCCTGGCAGTGAGCGGGATGAACGGATCATTCATCACATCTACAGTCGGTCAGGCATCAGCACACGTTACTCTGTTGTAGACGATTTCCGCAAAACGGCGAATCACCGGCTTTTTTTTAATGGTCAGGGAGCATCTCCCGGTACTGCCAGCCGAAATGACACTTACACTCGTGAAGGACGAAAACTGTTTATTGAAGTCGCTCATAAACTTTTAGATCAATCAGAATTTGATGCAGACGACATTACACATCTGATCACCGTATCCTGCACCGGATTCTACGCGCCTGGACCGGATTATGACATCATTAAATCGTTAGGATTGTCCCCAAAAACAGAGAGATACCATCTTGGTTTTATGGGCTGTTATGCCGCAATTCCTGCTCTTAAAATGGCTGATCAGTTCTGTCAGGCAAATCCTGAGGCTAACGTAATGGTTGTTTCTGTAGAACTCTGTACACTACATTTTCAAGCCAATCCCAAAATGGATGATCTGCTATCGGCCTCCGTATTTGCAGACGGAGGGGCCGGAGCGATTGTAAGTAGCCGTAAACCTGAAAATACTGCATATCAAGTCGACGGTTTTGCTTCTGCAGTCACTGAAAAGGGCAAAGAGGATATGGCGTGGTCTATTGGCGACACAGGATTTAATATGGTTCTTTCAAGCTACATTCCGGACCTTTTGGAGGAAGGACTGCATCCCTTTTTAGACCCGGTTCTTGAGCAATACGAATTAACTCTAAGTGATATCGACTTGTGGGGAGTTCATCCGGGCGGGCGAGCCATTTTGGACAAAGTTGAAAAAACTTTTTCACTGCCGTCTGACTCACTTGCAGCATCCAGAAACGTGCTGTCTAATTATGGAAATATGAGCAGTGCTACGGTTCTCTATGTACTAAAAGAGCTTCTGGATCAGAACTTGGAAGCTAAAAACCAACGGACATTGGCAATGGCCTTTGGTCCGGGCTTAACGCTTGAGTCCGCACTCCTTACAAAAGTTACCAGCCACTGATGCCAATTTTTCTAAAGCATCGAAATGAACAATTAACCGAGTGGATGGATCACCCGGACTGCGATAAGCAACTGCTTTTCAATACCTATCGCCAATTTGGCCCCTTGAACCGATTACTGTCCGGTTGGAAAGATATTTTTTACTCCTTCCTGAAACCGGTAATTCAGGATATTGACGGCACGACAACAGTCCTTGATATCGGGTGTGGCGGAGGTGATGTAATCTGGTTTCTAAATCAACTCTGCAAAGAAGAGAATCTTGATGTTCAATTTACAGGTATCGATCCGGACTCCAGAGCGCATGAATATTCAAAAAAGATGGACTGGGATGATAATATTCAGCTATTGTCAGCTCGAACAGATACGCTGATTCAGAATGGAGAATCTTATGATATCGTTATCTCAAACCATTTGATGCATCATTTGAGTATTGATGAGCTAGTCAACATTAGCCGAGACGCAGAAAAATTAAGCCACCGTCTCGTGATATTTAACGACATTGAACGAAGTGATATAGGCTATGGACTGTTCTCAATCTCAGCCCCCTTGATATTCCGTAACAGTTTTATCAGCCGGGATGGAAAACTATCTATTCGCCGAAGTTTCAGAAAAAGCGAACTGCAGTCAATTTTACCCGAGCCCTGGAAAGTGGAAAGAAAGTTCCCATTTCGTTTACTGGCAATGGTTCAAACAAGTACTGAATGAGTAATTCTGAATTAGATATTGTAATTGTCGGTGGCGGACCGGTAGGTCTTTATCTTGCCGGTAGACTGCTACAAAGTGGTTTTCATTGTAAAGTATTGGAAAAGAGATCCACCATTGATCACCATTCTAAATCTCTCGGCATCCACCCTGTTTCTCTCGATATTTTTGATAAAGCAGGAATCTCAAAATCTTTTCTTGAGCATGGGCTGAAAATTAAATCAGGTGTTGCTTTCTGGAACCGGGAGGAAATTGGAGAGGTCTCATTTGAATATTGTCCTCCGCCTCACAATTACATCTTAGCCATTCCGCAGTGGAAGACGGAAGAAATATTGGAGGAATGGATCAGGAGTCTCAATGAAGAGTGCCTCATCCGAGGTGCCGATGTTAAACAGGTCAATCAAGACCGGTATAGGGTTGAAGTTGATTACCTTAAGAATGGCGAAAC from Rhodohalobacter barkolensis encodes the following:
- a CDS encoding MATE family efflux transporter, with amino-acid sequence MDTNQPTYRTDIRQELSSLLKIGVPVIITQLLQMSMSFVDTVMAGRLSPEDLAAVAVGSSTLMPFVVLCLGCMMAVTPIVAQNVGGRNFKLIGKNARQVLWLSLILAIPSFFLLRNLDFILVLIGITDEIIPIASGYLKAIAWGIFPAYAFGALRYFNEGLSVTRPAMFIAVIGLLVNIPANYVLMFGKFGFPQLGAIGTGYASAIVFTVMFIAMLWFTVGFEAYKRFDIFGKFRWPEKKYLKELLSIGVPIGISSTMEVTMFAVVSLLVGTISTVAVAGHQVAINFASMTFMIPFGLSVAISARVGQSIGRKRPNEARFRGYVGVGLASTIMAFTAMTMFLFPEYITGIYTDDRAVTDVAVQLLFMAAIFQLSDGLQVSGFGALRGLKDTKVPMYVNLIAYWVIGIPLAYYLGFIAEYGAQGLWGGLIAGLTVAGILHNIRFYRKTKALENSAVKI
- a CDS encoding type III polyketide synthase, yielding MSAYIQTIQTAVPQFSYQQNELRDRMKEIVPGSERDERIIHHIYSRSGISTRYSVVDDFRKTANHRLFFNGQGASPGTASRNDTYTREGRKLFIEVAHKLLDQSEFDADDITHLITVSCTGFYAPGPDYDIIKSLGLSPKTERYHLGFMGCYAAIPALKMADQFCQANPEANVMVVSVELCTLHFQANPKMDDLLSASVFADGGAGAIVSSRKPENTAYQVDGFASAVTEKGKEDMAWSIGDTGFNMVLSSYIPDLLEEGLHPFLDPVLEQYELTLSDIDLWGVHPGGRAILDKVEKTFSLPSDSLAASRNVLSNYGNMSSATVLYVLKELLDQNLEAKNQRTLAMAFGPGLTLESALLTKVTSH
- a CDS encoding methyltransferase domain-containing protein, with the translated sequence MPIFLKHRNEQLTEWMDHPDCDKQLLFNTYRQFGPLNRLLSGWKDIFYSFLKPVIQDIDGTTTVLDIGCGGGDVIWFLNQLCKEENLDVQFTGIDPDSRAHEYSKKMDWDDNIQLLSARTDTLIQNGESYDIVISNHLMHHLSIDELVNISRDAEKLSHRLVIFNDIERSDIGYGLFSISAPLIFRNSFISRDGKLSIRRSFRKSELQSILPEPWKVERKFPFRLLAMVQTSTE